One Gossypium raimondii isolate GPD5lz chromosome 3, ASM2569854v1, whole genome shotgun sequence genomic window carries:
- the LOC105794440 gene encoding putative 1-phosphatidylinositol-3-phosphate 5-kinase FAB1C isoform X4 → MIIGVDKELFQGLINCLDLILRGMKYCDKVHPSLCESSEPPSPCFVNPETIKSDSLAPYLEAYDCEFTMQSVTSKSITSFSTHSSPVSICRSACRCRSDEEDAHDFGKHFLSPSTKYCQDVSNVDSHSLSGRHDFYSCKSVGSSPSVSPFRNNFTPYRVGISLQKKQEGSPMAQYVGPFYQENMDALRKPNIGTEEPDNIYDYSDDFIFQNQNEKSQKLLDFENNGLIWFPPPPEDENDEIESNFFTYDDEDDDIGDSGAMFSSSSSLSSMFPAREKQNEGNKEPLRAIIQGHFRALVLQLLLGEGIKVGKEDNAGDWLDIITRIAWQAAKFVKPDTSKGGSMDPGDYVKVKCIASGNPSESTLVKGVVCSKNIKHKRMTSQYKNPRLLLLGGALEFQKVPNQLASFSTLLQQENDHLKMIIAKIKALHPNVLLVEKSVSSYAQEYLLEKEISLVLNVKRRLLERIARCSGALVCPSIDNLSIARLGHCELFRVKKVSEEHEISNQLNKKPSKTLMFFEGCPRRLGCTVLLRGRSREELKKVKHVVQYAIFAAYHLSLETSFLADEGATLPKMKVKHSIIRPEKMQSDNVILVAPSSFYPSNFNAIGNSFAQNDASPSLNPKQGGLESFPNQDDQIHISPSFGGSILGTCNDDLTPIVDMDLCSLEQLSRLQMPPMFPCDIRDFPQSEMRETMTEEERHNMHELEKSEKIIEDEASSGCFLATDTHQSILVSFSSRCVLKGTVCERSRLFRIKFYGSFDKPLGRYLQDDLFDQAFCCQSCNEPTEAHVICYTHRQGNLTINVRRLSSLKLPGERDGKIWMWHRCLRCVHIDGVPPATHRVVMSDAAWGLSFGKFLELSFSNHATANRVATCGHSLQRDCLRFYGFGNMIAIFRYSPIDILSVHLPPSMLEFSGDIQQEWIRKEAAELMVKVEMLYAEVLDVLDNIEQKNNSSNASDLSNRIMELRDQIQKERNDYISLLQPTVIETSHLDLTATDILELNRLKRSLLIGLHVWDRRLNSLDSHLRKGSAFKGELGLSKDGKLDAYQQNTYKSADSLEPPKSDARLEQNSSLPTFESDVPKELDLALCIENREENEETDESIHYPTSTLSERIDSAWTSTDLLTLKVQSPEAFQGNELQTRLVKPTSKIDNLPLRKVASPTRVHSFDSALRLQARIQKGLHPSTLHLSTLKSFHATRDYRTMVRDPVSNVTSTYSYTFPFEAQKLNLLLRSTPTLINCASHVAEGARLLLVQRGPSDIVIAVYDNDPASIISYALISKEYEEWVDDKSIKIGGGWSVADRSKKDSATSSFSPWQSFGSLDMDYTHFGSFGSEDTSSSIGAMFTNTKRSPHLTVCFEDDSYVGGGMVKFSVTCYFAKQFDSLRRKCCPNEVDFVRSLSRCQKWSAQGGKSNVFFAKSLDERFIIKQVQKTELESFNEFAPEYFKYLSDSLSSGSPTCLAKILGIYQVSVKYLKGGKETKMDLVVMENLFFRRSISRTYDLKGSARSRYNPDTLGRNKVLLDMNLLETLRTEPIFLGSKAKRILERAIWNDTSFLASIAVMDYSLLVGVDEEHKELVLGIIDFMRQYTWDKHLETWVKASGILGGPKNASPTIISPKQYKKRFRKAMTTYFLTVPDQWTL, encoded by the exons ATGATAATAG GGGTTGATAAAGAACTCTTTCAGGGGTTGATCAACTGTTTGGATCTAATTTTGAG AGGAATGAAGTACTGTGATAAAGTGCATCCCTCTCTCTGTGAGAGCTCGGAACCACCGTCCCCATGTTTTGTGAATCCCGAAACCATCAAAAGTGATAGTCTTGCCCCATATCTTGAAGCTTATGATTGTGAGTTTACAATGCAATCGGTAACAAGCAAGAGTATAACTTCTTTTAGTACTCATTCTTCTCCAGTATCTATTTGCCGATCTGCCTGCAG GTGTAGGAGTGATGAAGAAGATGCTCATGATTTTGGTAAGCATTTTTTGAGCCCTTCAACCAAATATTGTCAAGATGTTTCAAATGTAGATTCACATAGTCTTAGTGGTAGACATGACTTTTATAGTTGTAAGTCTGTGGGATCAAGTCCTTCAGTTAGCCCCTTTAGGAACAATTTTACTCCTTATAGAGTTGGGATTTCTCTACAGAAGAAGCAAGAAGGGAGCCCGATGGCTCAATATGTTGGTCCCTTTTATCAAGAAAACATGGATGCTTTAAGAAAGCCAAATATAGGGACCGAGGAACCTGATAATATTTATGATTACTCtgatgattttattttccaaaatcaaaatgaaaagtCACAAAAGcttttggattttgaaaacaatgGCCTAATATGGTTTCCACCACCACCTGAGGATGAAAATGATGAGATAGAGAGTAACTTCTTCACatatgatgatgaagatgatgatattgGGGATTCTGGTGCAATGTTCTCATCAAGTAGTAGCCTTTCAAGTATGTTCCCAGCAAGGGAGAAACAAAATGAGGGAAACAAAGAGCCCCTTAGGGCTATAATACAAGGGCATTTTAGGGCTTTGGTGTTGCAGCTTTTACTAGGTGAGGGTATCAAAGTTGGTAAAGAGGATAATGCTGGGGATTGGCTTGACATTATCACAAGGATTGCATGGCAAGCTGCAAAATTTGTGAAACCAGATACCAGCAAAGGAGGCAGTATGGATCCTGGGGATTATGTAAAGGTTAAGTGCATAGCGTCAGGAAATCCCAGTGAAAG CACCCTTGTCAAGGGAGTGGTAtgttccaaaaatataaaacacaaGCGCATGACCTCACAATACAAAAATCCTAGATTACTTCTTTTAGGAGGAGCCCTTGAATTTCAGAAAGTTCCAAATCAGCTGGCATCTTTTAGCACATTACTTCAACAg GAAAATGATCATCTCAAGATGATCATTGCAAAGATTAAGGCTCTTCACCCCAATGTTTTGCTTGTAGAAAAGAGTGTGTCTTCATATGCCCAAGAGTATCTGCTTGAAAAGGAAATATCATTAGTTCTCAATGTGAAAAGGCGATTATTAGAGCGTATAGCAAGGTGTAGTGGCGCTCTTGTTTGTCCATCGATTGATAATTTATCTATTGCACGATTGGGCCACTGCGAATTATTTCGAGTCAAGAAAGTATCAGAAGAACATGAGATTTCCAATCAATTGAACAAGAAACCATCAAAAACATTGATGTTCTTTGAAGGTTGTCCCAGACGCTTAGGTTGCACg GTCTTGTTGAGAGGCAGATCTCGTGAAGAACTAAAAAAGGTTAAACATGTTGTCCAATACGCTATTTTTGCAGCTTATCACTTATCGCTTGAAACTTCCTTCCTTGCTGACGAAGGTGCTACTCTGCCTAAGATGAAagtaaaacattcaattattaGACCAGAGAAAATGCAGTCTGACAATGTCATTTTAGTTGCCCCTAGTTCCTTTTATCCTTCCAATTTCAATGCAATAGGCAATTCCTTTGCTCAAAATGATGCATCTCCAAGTCTTAATCCAAAGCAAGGAGGCTTAGAATCATTTCCTAATCAGGATGATCAAATTCATATTTCCCCATCTTTTGGTGGTTCTATTCTTGGTACATGCAATGATGATTTAACACCTATTGTTGATATGGATTTGTGTTCTTTGGAACAATTGAGTCGTTTACAAATGCCCCCTATGTTTCCCTGTGATATTAGAGATTTTCCCCAATCTGAAATGCGAGAAACTATGACTGAAGAGGAGAGGCATAATATGCATGAATTGGAAAAATCTGAAAAGATTATAGAAGATGAAGCTTCCAGTGGATGTTTTTTAGCCACTGACACACACCAGAGTATATTGGTTTCATTTTCAAGTCGGTGTGTTCTAAAAGGAACTGTGTGTGAACGTTCACGACTTTTTCGAATAAAGTTCTATGGGTCTTTTGATAAACCACTGGGAAGATACCTTCaagatgacttgtttgatcaa gcATTTTGTTGCCAATCATGCAATGAGCCGACTGAAGCTCATGTCATATGTTATACTCACCGGCAAGGAAACCTGACAATCAATGTAAGGCGCCTTTCCTCTCTTAAGCTACCCGGTGAACGAGATGGGAAGATATGGATGTGGCACAGATGCCTTAGGTGTGTTCATATTGATGGGGTTCCTCCAGCAACTCATAGAGTGGTTATGTCTGATGCTGCTTGGGGACTTTCTTTTGGAAAGTTTTTGGAGCTTAGTTTTTCAAATCATGCAACTGCTAATCGTGTTGCAACTTGTGGTCATTCCTTGCAGAGGGACTGCCTTCGTTTCTATGG ATTTGGCAACATGATAGCAATTTTTCGCTATTCCCCAATTGATATACTATCAGTACATTTGCCGCCGTCAATGCTTGAGTTTAGTGGGGATATTCAACAAGAGTGGATAAGAAAAGAGGCAGCTGAG CTAATGGTCAAAGTGGAAATGTTATATGCGGAGGTACTGGATGTACTTGACAACATTGAACAAAAGAATAATTCATCAAATGCAAGTGACTTATCAAATCGTATTATGGAACTAAGAGATCAGATTCAAAAGGAGAGAAATGATTACATT AGTTTGTTACAACCAACTGTTATCGAGACATCACACCTTGATCTGACAGCTACGGACATCCTAGAACTGAATCGCTTAAAGCGTTCACTTCTAATTGGTTTGCATGTATGGGATCGACGACTTAATTCATTGGATTCCCATCTTAGGAAAGGTTCTGCATTCAAAGGTGAACTTGGTCTCTCCAAGGATGGGAAACTTGATGCTTATCAACAAAACACCTACAAATCCGCAGATTCACTGGAACCTCCTAAAAGTGACGCACGATTGGAGCAAAACTCTAGTTTGCCAACCTTTGAATCTGATGTGCCAAAAGAATTGGACCTTGCATTGTGTATTGAAAATAGAGAGGAGAATGAGGAAACAGATGAAAGCATCCATTATCCTACATCTACTTTATCTGAAAGAATAGATTCTGCTTGGACAAGTACTGATCTACTTACATTAAAAGTTCAATCTCCAGAAGCATTTCAGGGAAATGAGCTCCAAACTCGTTTGGTCAAGCCAACAAGTAAAATCGATAATCTTCCTTTGAGAAAGGTAGCTTCTCCAACGAGGGTTCATTCTTTTGATTCTGCATTGAGACTCCAAGCAAGAATTCAGAAAGGATTGCACCCCTCAACATTGCATTTATCAACACTTAAATCATTTCATGCTACTAGAGATTATAGGACTATGGTGAGAGATCCTGTTTCTAATGTGACAAGTACCTACTCTTATACATTTCCATTTGAGGCACAAAAGTTGAATTTGTTACTTCGATCCACACCCACGTTAATCAATTGTGCATCTCATGTGGCTGAAGGGGCTCGGCTACTTCTTGTGCAAAGGGGTCCTAGTGATATTGTTATTGCGGTTTATGACAATGATCCCGCAAGTATAATATCATATGCCCTTATTTCAAAAGAATATGAAGAATGGGTTGATGATAAGTCCATTAAAATAGGAGGAGGTTGGAGTGTTGCTGATAGGAGCAAAAAAGATTCTGCAACTTCCAGCTTTTCACCCTGGCAGTCATTTGGTTCACTTGACATGGATTATACACATTTTGGAAGTTTTGGCTCTGAAGATACTTCATCTTCCATTGGTGCCATGTTTACTAATACAAAAAGGTCTCCACATTTAACAGTTTGTTTTGAAGATGACTCTTATGTTGGTGGTGGCATGGTGAAGTTTTCTGTTACTTGTTATTTTGCAAAACAATTTGATTCTCTTAGAAGAAAATGTTGCCCTAATGAAGTGGATTTTGTACGTTCCTTAAGTCGCTGTCAGAAATGGAGTGCACAAGGAGGAAAGAGCAATGTGTTTTTTGCCAAATCGTTAGATGAGAGATTCATTATAAAGCAAGTACAAAAAACAGAGCTAGAATCTTTTAATGAATTTGCACCAGAGTACTTCAAGTATTTGTCTGATTCTCTTAGCTCAGGAAGCCCAACTTGCCTTGCCAAAATTCTTGGTATTTATCAG GTATCTGTAAAATACTTGAAAGGTgggaaagaaacaaaaatggatcTTGTGGTGATGGAGAACTTATTTTTCAGAAGAAGTATATCTAGGACTTATGATCTCAAGGGCTCTGCAAGATCACGATATAATCCAGACACATTAGGAAGAAACAAAGTACTATTAGACATGAATTTGTTAGAAACATTGCGAACAGAGCCTATTTTTCTTGGAAGCAAGGCAAAGAGAATTCTCGAGAGAGCTATTTGGAATGACACGTCTTTTTTGGCA TCTATCGCAGTCATGGACTACTCGTTATTGGTTGGAGTGGATGAGGAGCACAAGGAGCTTGTATTAGGAATCATTGATTTCATGAGACAATATACCTGGGACAAGCACTTGGAGACATGGGTTAAAGCATCTGGGATACTAGGTGGGCCAAAAAATGCATCCCCAACAATTATTTCTCCCAAACAATACAAGAAAAGGTTCCGAAAAGCAATGACTACATATTTTCTCACAGTACCTGATCAATGGACTTTGTGA
- the LOC105794440 gene encoding putative 1-phosphatidylinositol-3-phosphate 5-kinase FAB1C isoform X1, protein MIIGVDKELFQGLINCLDLILRMMSTKFCKFCCDGVNVRCESRGMKYCDKVHPSLCESSEPPSPCFVNPETIKSDSLAPYLEAYDCEFTMQSVTSKSITSFSTHSSPVSICRSACRCRSDEEDAHDFGKHFLSPSTKYCQDVSNVDSHSLSGRHDFYSCKSVGSSPSVSPFRNNFTPYRVGISLQKKQEGSPMAQYVGPFYQENMDALRKPNIGTEEPDNIYDYSDDFIFQNQNEKSQKLLDFENNGLIWFPPPPEDENDEIESNFFTYDDEDDDIGDSGAMFSSSSSLSSMFPAREKQNEGNKEPLRAIIQGHFRALVLQLLLGEGIKVGKEDNAGDWLDIITRIAWQAAKFVKPDTSKGGSMDPGDYVKVKCIASGNPSESTLVKGVVCSKNIKHKRMTSQYKNPRLLLLGGALEFQKVPNQLASFSTLLQQENDHLKMIIAKIKALHPNVLLVEKSVSSYAQEYLLEKEISLVLNVKRRLLERIARCSGALVCPSIDNLSIARLGHCELFRVKKVSEEHEISNQLNKKPSKTLMFFEGCPRRLGCTVLLRGRSREELKKVKHVVQYAIFAAYHLSLETSFLADEGATLPKMKVKHSIIRPEKMQSDNVILVAPSSFYPSNFNAIGNSFAQNDASPSLNPKQGGLESFPNQDDQIHISPSFGGSILGTCNDDLTPIVDMDLCSLEQLSRLQMPPMFPCDIRDFPQSEMRETMTEEERHNMHELEKSEKIIEDEASSGCFLATDTHQSILVSFSSRCVLKGTVCERSRLFRIKFYGSFDKPLGRYLQDDLFDQAFCCQSCNEPTEAHVICYTHRQGNLTINVRRLSSLKLPGERDGKIWMWHRCLRCVHIDGVPPATHRVVMSDAAWGLSFGKFLELSFSNHATANRVATCGHSLQRDCLRFYGFGNMIAIFRYSPIDILSVHLPPSMLEFSGDIQQEWIRKEAAELMVKVEMLYAEVLDVLDNIEQKNNSSNASDLSNRIMELRDQIQKERNDYISLLQPTVIETSHLDLTATDILELNRLKRSLLIGLHVWDRRLNSLDSHLRKGSAFKGELGLSKDGKLDAYQQNTYKSADSLEPPKSDARLEQNSSLPTFESDVPKELDLALCIENREENEETDESIHYPTSTLSERIDSAWTSTDLLTLKVQSPEAFQGNELQTRLVKPTSKIDNLPLRKVASPTRVHSFDSALRLQARIQKGLHPSTLHLSTLKSFHATRDYRTMVRDPVSNVTSTYSYTFPFEAQKLNLLLRSTPTLINCASHVAEGARLLLVQRGPSDIVIAVYDNDPASIISYALISKEYEEWVDDKSIKIGGGWSVADRSKKDSATSSFSPWQSFGSLDMDYTHFGSFGSEDTSSSIGAMFTNTKRSPHLTVCFEDDSYVGGGMVKFSVTCYFAKQFDSLRRKCCPNEVDFVRSLSRCQKWSAQGGKSNVFFAKSLDERFIIKQVQKTELESFNEFAPEYFKYLSDSLSSGSPTCLAKILGIYQVSVKYLKGGKETKMDLVVMENLFFRRSISRTYDLKGSARSRYNPDTLGRNKVLLDMNLLETLRTEPIFLGSKAKRILERAIWNDTSFLASIAVMDYSLLVGVDEEHKELVLGIIDFMRQYTWDKHLETWVKASGILGGPKNASPTIISPKQYKKRFRKAMTTYFLTVPDQWTL, encoded by the exons ATGATAATAG GGGTTGATAAAGAACTCTTTCAGGGGTTGATCAACTGTTTGGATCTAATTTTGAG GATGATGAGTACTAAATTTTGCAAGTTTTGTTGTGATGGGGTTAACGTGAGGTGTGAAAGTAGAGGAATGAAGTACTGTGATAAAGTGCATCCCTCTCTCTGTGAGAGCTCGGAACCACCGTCCCCATGTTTTGTGAATCCCGAAACCATCAAAAGTGATAGTCTTGCCCCATATCTTGAAGCTTATGATTGTGAGTTTACAATGCAATCGGTAACAAGCAAGAGTATAACTTCTTTTAGTACTCATTCTTCTCCAGTATCTATTTGCCGATCTGCCTGCAG GTGTAGGAGTGATGAAGAAGATGCTCATGATTTTGGTAAGCATTTTTTGAGCCCTTCAACCAAATATTGTCAAGATGTTTCAAATGTAGATTCACATAGTCTTAGTGGTAGACATGACTTTTATAGTTGTAAGTCTGTGGGATCAAGTCCTTCAGTTAGCCCCTTTAGGAACAATTTTACTCCTTATAGAGTTGGGATTTCTCTACAGAAGAAGCAAGAAGGGAGCCCGATGGCTCAATATGTTGGTCCCTTTTATCAAGAAAACATGGATGCTTTAAGAAAGCCAAATATAGGGACCGAGGAACCTGATAATATTTATGATTACTCtgatgattttattttccaaaatcaaaatgaaaagtCACAAAAGcttttggattttgaaaacaatgGCCTAATATGGTTTCCACCACCACCTGAGGATGAAAATGATGAGATAGAGAGTAACTTCTTCACatatgatgatgaagatgatgatattgGGGATTCTGGTGCAATGTTCTCATCAAGTAGTAGCCTTTCAAGTATGTTCCCAGCAAGGGAGAAACAAAATGAGGGAAACAAAGAGCCCCTTAGGGCTATAATACAAGGGCATTTTAGGGCTTTGGTGTTGCAGCTTTTACTAGGTGAGGGTATCAAAGTTGGTAAAGAGGATAATGCTGGGGATTGGCTTGACATTATCACAAGGATTGCATGGCAAGCTGCAAAATTTGTGAAACCAGATACCAGCAAAGGAGGCAGTATGGATCCTGGGGATTATGTAAAGGTTAAGTGCATAGCGTCAGGAAATCCCAGTGAAAG CACCCTTGTCAAGGGAGTGGTAtgttccaaaaatataaaacacaaGCGCATGACCTCACAATACAAAAATCCTAGATTACTTCTTTTAGGAGGAGCCCTTGAATTTCAGAAAGTTCCAAATCAGCTGGCATCTTTTAGCACATTACTTCAACAg GAAAATGATCATCTCAAGATGATCATTGCAAAGATTAAGGCTCTTCACCCCAATGTTTTGCTTGTAGAAAAGAGTGTGTCTTCATATGCCCAAGAGTATCTGCTTGAAAAGGAAATATCATTAGTTCTCAATGTGAAAAGGCGATTATTAGAGCGTATAGCAAGGTGTAGTGGCGCTCTTGTTTGTCCATCGATTGATAATTTATCTATTGCACGATTGGGCCACTGCGAATTATTTCGAGTCAAGAAAGTATCAGAAGAACATGAGATTTCCAATCAATTGAACAAGAAACCATCAAAAACATTGATGTTCTTTGAAGGTTGTCCCAGACGCTTAGGTTGCACg GTCTTGTTGAGAGGCAGATCTCGTGAAGAACTAAAAAAGGTTAAACATGTTGTCCAATACGCTATTTTTGCAGCTTATCACTTATCGCTTGAAACTTCCTTCCTTGCTGACGAAGGTGCTACTCTGCCTAAGATGAAagtaaaacattcaattattaGACCAGAGAAAATGCAGTCTGACAATGTCATTTTAGTTGCCCCTAGTTCCTTTTATCCTTCCAATTTCAATGCAATAGGCAATTCCTTTGCTCAAAATGATGCATCTCCAAGTCTTAATCCAAAGCAAGGAGGCTTAGAATCATTTCCTAATCAGGATGATCAAATTCATATTTCCCCATCTTTTGGTGGTTCTATTCTTGGTACATGCAATGATGATTTAACACCTATTGTTGATATGGATTTGTGTTCTTTGGAACAATTGAGTCGTTTACAAATGCCCCCTATGTTTCCCTGTGATATTAGAGATTTTCCCCAATCTGAAATGCGAGAAACTATGACTGAAGAGGAGAGGCATAATATGCATGAATTGGAAAAATCTGAAAAGATTATAGAAGATGAAGCTTCCAGTGGATGTTTTTTAGCCACTGACACACACCAGAGTATATTGGTTTCATTTTCAAGTCGGTGTGTTCTAAAAGGAACTGTGTGTGAACGTTCACGACTTTTTCGAATAAAGTTCTATGGGTCTTTTGATAAACCACTGGGAAGATACCTTCaagatgacttgtttgatcaa gcATTTTGTTGCCAATCATGCAATGAGCCGACTGAAGCTCATGTCATATGTTATACTCACCGGCAAGGAAACCTGACAATCAATGTAAGGCGCCTTTCCTCTCTTAAGCTACCCGGTGAACGAGATGGGAAGATATGGATGTGGCACAGATGCCTTAGGTGTGTTCATATTGATGGGGTTCCTCCAGCAACTCATAGAGTGGTTATGTCTGATGCTGCTTGGGGACTTTCTTTTGGAAAGTTTTTGGAGCTTAGTTTTTCAAATCATGCAACTGCTAATCGTGTTGCAACTTGTGGTCATTCCTTGCAGAGGGACTGCCTTCGTTTCTATGG ATTTGGCAACATGATAGCAATTTTTCGCTATTCCCCAATTGATATACTATCAGTACATTTGCCGCCGTCAATGCTTGAGTTTAGTGGGGATATTCAACAAGAGTGGATAAGAAAAGAGGCAGCTGAG CTAATGGTCAAAGTGGAAATGTTATATGCGGAGGTACTGGATGTACTTGACAACATTGAACAAAAGAATAATTCATCAAATGCAAGTGACTTATCAAATCGTATTATGGAACTAAGAGATCAGATTCAAAAGGAGAGAAATGATTACATT AGTTTGTTACAACCAACTGTTATCGAGACATCACACCTTGATCTGACAGCTACGGACATCCTAGAACTGAATCGCTTAAAGCGTTCACTTCTAATTGGTTTGCATGTATGGGATCGACGACTTAATTCATTGGATTCCCATCTTAGGAAAGGTTCTGCATTCAAAGGTGAACTTGGTCTCTCCAAGGATGGGAAACTTGATGCTTATCAACAAAACACCTACAAATCCGCAGATTCACTGGAACCTCCTAAAAGTGACGCACGATTGGAGCAAAACTCTAGTTTGCCAACCTTTGAATCTGATGTGCCAAAAGAATTGGACCTTGCATTGTGTATTGAAAATAGAGAGGAGAATGAGGAAACAGATGAAAGCATCCATTATCCTACATCTACTTTATCTGAAAGAATAGATTCTGCTTGGACAAGTACTGATCTACTTACATTAAAAGTTCAATCTCCAGAAGCATTTCAGGGAAATGAGCTCCAAACTCGTTTGGTCAAGCCAACAAGTAAAATCGATAATCTTCCTTTGAGAAAGGTAGCTTCTCCAACGAGGGTTCATTCTTTTGATTCTGCATTGAGACTCCAAGCAAGAATTCAGAAAGGATTGCACCCCTCAACATTGCATTTATCAACACTTAAATCATTTCATGCTACTAGAGATTATAGGACTATGGTGAGAGATCCTGTTTCTAATGTGACAAGTACCTACTCTTATACATTTCCATTTGAGGCACAAAAGTTGAATTTGTTACTTCGATCCACACCCACGTTAATCAATTGTGCATCTCATGTGGCTGAAGGGGCTCGGCTACTTCTTGTGCAAAGGGGTCCTAGTGATATTGTTATTGCGGTTTATGACAATGATCCCGCAAGTATAATATCATATGCCCTTATTTCAAAAGAATATGAAGAATGGGTTGATGATAAGTCCATTAAAATAGGAGGAGGTTGGAGTGTTGCTGATAGGAGCAAAAAAGATTCTGCAACTTCCAGCTTTTCACCCTGGCAGTCATTTGGTTCACTTGACATGGATTATACACATTTTGGAAGTTTTGGCTCTGAAGATACTTCATCTTCCATTGGTGCCATGTTTACTAATACAAAAAGGTCTCCACATTTAACAGTTTGTTTTGAAGATGACTCTTATGTTGGTGGTGGCATGGTGAAGTTTTCTGTTACTTGTTATTTTGCAAAACAATTTGATTCTCTTAGAAGAAAATGTTGCCCTAATGAAGTGGATTTTGTACGTTCCTTAAGTCGCTGTCAGAAATGGAGTGCACAAGGAGGAAAGAGCAATGTGTTTTTTGCCAAATCGTTAGATGAGAGATTCATTATAAAGCAAGTACAAAAAACAGAGCTAGAATCTTTTAATGAATTTGCACCAGAGTACTTCAAGTATTTGTCTGATTCTCTTAGCTCAGGAAGCCCAACTTGCCTTGCCAAAATTCTTGGTATTTATCAG GTATCTGTAAAATACTTGAAAGGTgggaaagaaacaaaaatggatcTTGTGGTGATGGAGAACTTATTTTTCAGAAGAAGTATATCTAGGACTTATGATCTCAAGGGCTCTGCAAGATCACGATATAATCCAGACACATTAGGAAGAAACAAAGTACTATTAGACATGAATTTGTTAGAAACATTGCGAACAGAGCCTATTTTTCTTGGAAGCAAGGCAAAGAGAATTCTCGAGAGAGCTATTTGGAATGACACGTCTTTTTTGGCA TCTATCGCAGTCATGGACTACTCGTTATTGGTTGGAGTGGATGAGGAGCACAAGGAGCTTGTATTAGGAATCATTGATTTCATGAGACAATATACCTGGGACAAGCACTTGGAGACATGGGTTAAAGCATCTGGGATACTAGGTGGGCCAAAAAATGCATCCCCAACAATTATTTCTCCCAAACAATACAAGAAAAGGTTCCGAAAAGCAATGACTACATATTTTCTCACAGTACCTGATCAATGGACTTTGTGA